Proteins encoded in a region of the Buteo buteo chromosome 11, bButBut1.hap1.1, whole genome shotgun sequence genome:
- the ATXN1L gene encoding ataxin-1-like, which yields MRAGHERSQECLPPKKRELPAASTGAEAGRAGGAQASGEGPEWARTAGPGPAALRYGPGEATEAVAGLTVDQYGMLYKVAVPPATFSPTGLHPVVNVSPLPPAFNVTSPIIQHPGVPYPPVHYAQIPPTSLQFIGSHYTVPYAVPPGFLPSPLLSPSTNLTASHVPHFVPYASLFTEEAAPSPQTTSPTHTFNKSASAISPSGQMQHHAGTQPLDIAPGRIPVYYQMSRLPPGYSAYETPTAGGSPESPQQDSQLSSEVAAANGGQRHLEHNVVRRTSEAVDSASSKAEDCLPGAAAGCMVDGQFLSGYQTLGTEVSVPAHRSTPDADLEVQRVVGVLASQDYHILAAQRKDDPSPLNLCHNIPDQQGESKDALRNTVERAAAEKNQSRSPYVMSPEESVRQRQLTKGMVIANGKPVLVPVGSEPIRSSTSETLVRRSPDGQARGSVLEKDLVQLQPPSSSHLPSHFMKGAIIQLATGELKRVEDLQTQDFVRSAEVSGGLKIDSSTVVDIQESQWPGLVTLHFVVGEQQSKVSIDVPPEHPFFVYGQGWSSCSPGRTAQLFALPCHRLQVGDVCISISLQSMNGNSASQANYPLTDQLISTRERSERTAQGSREPSDRAAERKSHTDRDSTAQSSHAEPSQPETGSQHSWTAPGFQRYSMQAEEPRPSLLRPSFIPQEVKLSIEGRSNAGK from the coding sequence ATGAGAGCGGGCCACGAGCGGAGCCAGGAGTGCCTCCCGCCAAAGAAGCGGGAACTTCCCGCCGCCAGCACCGGCGCCGAAGCGGGACGGGCGGGGGGTGCCCAGGCCTCTGGCGAGGGCCCCGAGTGGGCCCGGACGGCTGGGCCGGGTCCTGCGGCCCTGCGCTATGGCCCTGGCGAGGCCACAGAAGCAGTGGCGGGGCTTACGGTGGACCAGTATGGGATGCTCTACAAAGTGGCAGTGCCGCCCGCCACCTTCTCCCCCACAGGTCTGCACCCTGTGGTGAACGTGAGCCCCCTGCCCCCTGCCTTCAATGTGACCTCGCCAATAATCCAGCACCCGGGGGTGCCCTACCCTCCCGTCCACTACGCGCAGATCCCTCCAACGTCCCTACAGTTCATCGGCTCGCATTATACAGTGCCCTATGCTGTCCCTCCTGGCTTCCTGCCTAGTCCTCTCCTGTCTCCTTCCACCAACCTCACCGCCTCTCATGTCCCCCACTTTGTGCCATATGCCTCTCTCTTCACGGAAGAAGCCGCTCCTTCCCCCCAGACTACCTCTCCTACCCACACCTTCAACAAATCTGCTTCTGCAATCTCTCCTTCTGGCCAGATGCAGCACCATGCTGGGACCCAGCCGTTAGATATTGCACCAGGTAGAATTCCTGTTTATTATCAGATGTCCCGCCTCCCACCAGGGTATTCAGCATATGAGACACCTACAGCAGGTGGAAGCCCAGAGTCTCCTCAGCAAGACAGTCAGCTGAGTTCAGAGGTAGCTGCTGCCAATGGTGGACAGAGACATCTGGAGCATAATGTGGTGAGGAGGACCAGCGAGGCTGTGGACTCTGCCAGCAGTAAAGCTGAAGACTGtctgccaggggctgcagcaggatgTATGGTCGATGGACAGTTCCTTTCAGGTTACCAGACGTTGGGAACAGAGGTCTCTGTGCCAGCTCACAGAAGCACCCCAGACGCTGATCTGGAGGTTCAGAGGGTGGTGGGGGTGTTGGCATCTCAGGATTATCATATTCTGGCAGCCCAGAGGAAAGATGACCCGAGCCCTTTAAACCTTTGCCATAATATCCCTGATCAGCAGGGGGAGTCAAAGGACGCGCTGAGGAACACGGTGGAAAgggctgctgctgagaaaaacCAGTCCAGGAGTCCATATGTAATGTCCCCTGAAGAGTCGGTTAGACAAAGACAATTAACCAAAGGAATGGTGATAGCCAACGGCAAGCCAGTCCTGGTTCCCGTTGGATCTGAGCCCATCAGGTCTTCCACTTCAGAAACCCTGGTGAGGCGGAGCCCAGATGGACAGGCTCGAGGAAGCGTGCTTGAAAAGGACCTGGTCCAGCTGCAGCCACCCAGCTCCTCACACTTGCCCTCTCACTTCATGAAAGGAGCCATCATCCAGCTGGCTACAGGAGAGCTGAAGCGGGTAGAGGACCTGCAGACTCAAGACTTTGTTCGTAGCGCGGAGGTGAGCGGGGGCCTCAAGATCGACTCCAGCACCGTGGTGGATATTCAGGAAAGCCAGTGGCCTGGGCTTGTCACACTGCATTTTGTGGTTGGGGAGCAACAAAGTAAAGTGAGCATTGATGTGcccccagagcatcccttcTTTGTGTATGGCCAGGGCTGGTCCTCCTGTAGCCCAGGGCGGACTGCTCAGCTCTTTGCTTTGCCCTGTCACAGGCTGCAAGTGGGCGACGTCTGCATATCAATCAGTTTACAGAGCATGAATGGCAACTCGGCTTCTCAGGCTAACTACCCTCTCACAGACCAGTTGATATCTACTAGGGAGAGATCTGAAAGAACAGCTCAGGGGTCCAGAGAACCGTctgacagagctgctgaaaggaaGAGCCACACAGATAGGGACAGCACAGCCCAGAGCTCTCATGCAGAACCCTCTCAGCCTGAGACTGGCAGTCAGCACAGCTGGACAGCCCCAGGCTTCCAAAGATACAGCATGCAGGCAGAGGAGCCTCGTCCCTCTCTGCTCCGTCCCTCTTTCATTCCCCAGGAGGTCAAGCTGTCTATTGAAGGGCGTTCTAATGCAGGGAAATGA